The DNA window CGCACAGACGTCCGCGAGCGGATGTACATCCCGAACCTGCTGCACGGGCTGGCCATCACGACGCGGCACTTCTTCCGCAACCTCTTCGGGACCCGCGACACGAACGTCCAGGTGTTGGACCGCAAGGGCACCAACCTGATGACGACGGTGGAGTACCCGGAAGAGAAGCCCATCTATCCGGAGGGCTACCGCGGTCTGCACCGGCTGGTTCCGCGCGACGACGGCAAGCCGCGCTGCGTGGCTTGCTACATGTGCGCGACCATCTGCCCGGCGCAGTGCATCTACATCGAGGCGGGTGAGACCGAGGAGCAGGACGCGGCTGGCGAGTCGCGCGTCATCGAGAAGTACCCGACCCAGTTCGTCATCGACGAGCTGCGCTGCATCGTGTGTGGCCTGTGCGTGGACGCGTGCCCGAAGGACGCCATCCGCATGGACACGTACATGCACACGCCGTCCGAGTACAACCGGCAGAACTTCGTCTACGACATCCCCAAGCTGCTCAAGGGGCCGCCGGTTTCGCATCCGTCGGACCCGTGGAACAAGCGTGAGGGCTCCGAGGAGCCGCACCACGTCCACAAGGAGGCCCACACGCGCATTGGCGAGGGCCTGGTGCAGCTCAAGACGCCGCAGCTGGGCGCGGGCCATGACCACCATGACCACGGCGCGCACGGCAAGGGTGCCGTGGCGCACGGCCAGACGGTGGTGACGCAGCAGGGTCCCATCCAGGTGACGAAGTTCCT is part of the Myxococcus landrumus genome and encodes:
- a CDS encoding NuoI/complex I 23 kDa subunit family protein — protein: MAIKVTKDPRTDVRERMYIPNLLHGLAITTRHFFRNLFGTRDTNVQVLDRKGTNLMTTVEYPEEKPIYPEGYRGLHRLVPRDDGKPRCVACYMCATICPAQCIYIEAGETEEQDAAGESRVIEKYPTQFVIDELRCIVCGLCVDACPKDAIRMDTYMHTPSEYNRQNFVYDIPKLLKGPPVSHPSDPWNKREGSEEPHHVHKEAHTRIGEGLVQLKTPQLGAGHDHHDHGAHGKGAVAHGQTVVTQQGPIQVTKFLK